One region of Mucilaginibacter sp. 14171R-50 genomic DNA includes:
- a CDS encoding ParA family protein has protein sequence MAKIITIANQKGGVGKSTLAINLALAFRDQLNVVLVDTDLQGSLYHIRDEFPSLPVIGLDKLTDIQQLDFDLVVVDTPPYLSSRLPELFIYSDFILVPTKAGFFDVMAIRSTLALIKEAQHKAPRIKAGIVLNMIKPRAGITQEVSVLLESLGTPLLQTRIHDRVSIARSFMTGGVLNGHDARAKTEIMSLTEEIVDQIMAG, from the coding sequence ATGGCAAAGATCATTACCATCGCCAACCAGAAGGGCGGCGTAGGCAAAAGCACCCTCGCGATCAACCTGGCTTTAGCTTTCCGGGACCAGTTAAACGTCGTGCTGGTCGATACCGACCTTCAGGGCAGCCTGTACCATATCCGGGACGAATTCCCCAGCCTGCCGGTCATCGGGCTAGATAAGCTCACAGACATTCAGCAACTGGACTTTGATCTGGTGGTCGTAGACACGCCGCCCTATCTCTCCAGCCGACTGCCCGAGTTATTCATTTATTCAGATTTTATTTTGGTGCCGACCAAAGCCGGTTTCTTTGATGTCATGGCGATTCGGTCGACGCTGGCGCTTATTAAAGAGGCCCAGCATAAAGCGCCGCGTATCAAAGCCGGTATTGTATTAAATATGATCAAACCGCGTGCGGGCATCACACAGGAAGTCTCCGTTCTACTGGAGAGTTTAGGCACCCCACTGTTGCAGACCAGGATACATGACCGCGTAAGCATTGCCCGCTCCTTCATGACCGGTGGCGTTTTAAACGGCCATGATGCCCGCGCCAAAACAGAGATCATGTCGCTTACGGAGGAAATCGTTGATCAGATTATGGCGGGATAA
- a CDS encoding site-specific integrase gives MKTSQSFGVNFTIKKQKANKDGKTNVYACIIVNKEKIFLALKKQVAVEDWDYGRGSLKVKAAEARDTNSYLEQVKFTITTYYQQLQIAGKEVTPQLLKSMFLGEDTDETYTLSKLMDYHYETASAALKPSTLIHYGVTRRYLEKFLKEKLKTTDIRLHDIDYKFIIDFETYLRNHKPADHFQPINNNGVMKHLIRLRKMTTLAFKLQWITRDPFKNYKFRYKKVETAFLSTNELKALENYELASETLQMIRDYFLFACYTGLSFVDLMNLHEGNVVRGEDDEKWLKLFRQKSNEPTNIPILSPALAIMDKYKDNPRSISLGKIFPTITNQKTNVYLKEVAKIVGIRKKLTFGVARHTFATTITLANNVPIETVSKMMGHTKIATTQIYARVLLKKISEDMSVLKEKLEPEPKRPTAKKSNVKPVMKRVS, from the coding sequence ATGAAAACATCGCAGTCGTTTGGTGTCAACTTCACCATCAAAAAACAAAAGGCCAACAAGGACGGAAAGACCAACGTGTATGCCTGCATTATCGTCAACAAGGAAAAAATATTCCTCGCACTCAAAAAGCAGGTTGCCGTAGAGGATTGGGATTACGGGCGTGGCAGCCTCAAGGTCAAAGCCGCAGAGGCGAGGGACACCAATAGTTATTTAGAGCAGGTCAAGTTCACCATTACTACTTATTACCAACAATTGCAGATCGCCGGTAAAGAAGTCACCCCGCAGTTATTAAAGTCCATGTTCCTGGGCGAGGACACCGATGAAACCTATACCCTTAGCAAACTGATGGACTATCACTACGAAACCGCTTCGGCCGCATTAAAGCCAAGTACGCTGATCCATTACGGCGTGACCAGGCGTTACCTGGAAAAGTTCCTCAAAGAAAAATTGAAAACGACCGATATCCGCCTCCATGATATCGACTACAAATTCATCATCGACTTTGAGACCTATCTCCGGAATCACAAGCCCGCAGACCACTTTCAGCCGATCAATAATAACGGCGTGATGAAACACCTGATCCGTTTGCGCAAGATGACCACCTTGGCCTTTAAACTGCAATGGATCACCAGAGACCCGTTCAAAAATTACAAGTTCCGTTATAAAAAGGTCGAAACGGCCTTTCTATCCACCAACGAATTAAAAGCCCTGGAAAATTACGAACTGGCCTCTGAGACGCTTCAGATGATCCGCGACTATTTTCTTTTTGCCTGTTACACCGGCCTGTCATTCGTTGACCTGATGAACTTACATGAAGGAAATGTCGTGCGCGGCGAGGATGACGAAAAATGGCTCAAGCTCTTCCGCCAGAAAAGTAACGAGCCGACCAACATACCGATCCTTTCACCGGCGCTGGCCATAATGGATAAATACAAGGATAATCCGCGTTCCATCAGCTTAGGAAAGATATTCCCGACCATCACCAATCAAAAAACTAATGTTTACCTGAAAGAGGTCGCCAAGATCGTCGGCATTAGGAAGAAACTGACCTTCGGCGTGGCGCGTCATACCTTCGCCACCACCATTACCCTGGCTAACAACGTTCCCATCGAAACCGTGAGCAAGATGATGGGCCATACCAAGATCGCTACCACGCAGATCTATGCCCGGGTGCTGCTCAAAAAGATCAGTGAAGACATGAGCGTACTGAAAGAAAAATTGGAGCCTGAGCCCAAACGTCCGACAGCGAAAAAATCGAATGTTAAACCCGTGATGAAACGCGTCAGCTAA
- a CDS encoding DoxX family protein yields the protein MNVINKVETWGDKHHPAILDILRILLGIFLFLKGLTFMQNINYLRWIIEDQQVINLSPVFLKAVMYYVIFVHMTGGVLIALGLLTRLSSILQLPIVISALFVINIFKSEPNNDLWLSIFACALLTIFAVIGSGPLSLNNLLTSKDENNAAQ from the coding sequence ATGAATGTTATTAATAAAGTTGAGACCTGGGGCGACAAACACCACCCTGCCATCCTGGATATACTGCGCATTTTACTGGGGATATTCCTGTTTTTAAAGGGGCTCACCTTTATGCAGAATATAAATTATTTACGTTGGATCATTGAAGACCAGCAGGTTATAAACCTTTCACCGGTTTTTTTAAAGGCGGTGATGTATTACGTAATTTTTGTACACATGACAGGCGGCGTGTTGATTGCGCTGGGCTTGCTTACCCGTTTATCATCAATTTTACAATTACCCATAGTCATATCGGCTTTATTCGTCATTAACATATTCAAATCAGAACCGAACAATGATCTATGGTTATCTATTTTTGCCTGTGCGCTGCTTACAATTTTTGCCGTTATAGGCTCGGGGCCATTATCGCTAAACAACCTTTTGACTTCAAAAGACGAAAATAACGCCGCACAGTAA
- a CDS encoding phosphoribosylpyrophosphate synthetase has translation MKTDYGTLSQTINGLKAEGYTLDFNVQKDCLICHNTNTQLSPEEFEIDGVFRFEGESDPDDEAVLYAISSTKSDAKGVLVNGYGVSNDDASAALVQKLNRHR, from the coding sequence ATGAAAACAGATTACGGAACGCTATCTCAAACCATAAACGGTCTTAAAGCAGAGGGCTACACGCTTGATTTTAATGTTCAAAAAGATTGTCTTATCTGCCATAACACGAATACCCAGCTATCTCCGGAGGAATTTGAAATAGACGGCGTTTTCCGTTTTGAAGGAGAATCCGACCCGGACGACGAAGCTGTGCTTTACGCAATATCTTCTACTAAAAGCGATGCAAAAGGGGTACTGGTAAACGGTTACGGGGTTTCAAACGACGACGCGTCGGCCGCACTGGTACAGAAACTGAACAGACATAGGTAA
- a CDS encoding cytochrome ubiquinol oxidase subunit I → MDNFMAARSQMALSLGFHIIFSCIGMVMPFFMAVSHFLWLRTGNPVYRNVTKAWSKGVAIFFATGAVSGTVLSFELGLLWPTFMKHAGPIFGMPFSLEGTAFFIEAIALGFFLYGWNRFNRWFHWFTGIVVGISGLLSGILVVAANAWMNTPAGFDVVNGKYINIDPIKAMFNPAWFSQALHMSIAAFAATGFAVAGVHALMIMRKQNVGFHAKAFKIAAIFGVTASILQPLSGDISAKMVAKTQPAKLAAMEAHFITRPNTPLIIGGVPDVKNKKVDYAIELPGLLSFMVHDDFKTPVTGLDKIPEKNQPPVAVTHYAFQLMVGLGMLMMALGVLYLVALLKKRSWFDKRWFLKLFIAATPIGFIAVEAGWTVTEVGRQPWIIQGVMRTADAVTPMPGVAYSFYLFTAVYFTLSIVVIFLLYRQIKMVPVIYDKDTPKPVSA, encoded by the coding sequence ATGGATAATTTTATGGCCGCGCGGTCGCAAATGGCGTTGTCCCTGGGCTTCCACATCATATTTTCATGCATAGGTATGGTAATGCCCTTTTTTATGGCAGTATCACATTTTTTATGGTTACGTACCGGCAACCCGGTGTACCGCAATGTAACCAAAGCCTGGAGCAAAGGCGTGGCCATCTTCTTCGCAACCGGCGCGGTATCAGGCACGGTATTATCTTTTGAGCTGGGCCTGCTTTGGCCAACCTTTATGAAACACGCCGGGCCCATATTTGGCATGCCCTTTTCATTAGAGGGAACGGCCTTTTTTATTGAGGCCATCGCGCTCGGCTTTTTTCTTTACGGGTGGAACAGGTTTAACCGATGGTTCCATTGGTTTACAGGGATTGTGGTGGGGATAAGCGGGCTGTTGTCGGGCATATTGGTGGTAGCTGCCAATGCCTGGATGAACACCCCTGCCGGTTTTGATGTGGTAAACGGCAAATACATTAACATTGACCCTATCAAGGCGATGTTTAACCCAGCCTGGTTTTCGCAAGCGTTGCACATGTCCATAGCTGCATTTGCGGCTACCGGCTTCGCTGTGGCGGGCGTGCATGCGCTCATGATCATGCGGAAACAAAATGTAGGCTTTCATGCAAAAGCGTTTAAAATAGCGGCAATTTTTGGGGTTACAGCCAGTATATTGCAACCCCTTAGCGGCGATATATCGGCAAAAATGGTGGCCAAAACACAACCCGCCAAGCTTGCCGCCATGGAAGCTCATTTTATTACCAGGCCCAACACTCCGCTTATTATTGGCGGTGTGCCCGATGTAAAGAATAAAAAAGTTGATTACGCCATTGAACTGCCCGGCCTATTAAGCTTTATGGTGCACGATGATTTTAAAACACCGGTAACGGGCCTTGATAAGATCCCTGAAAAAAACCAGCCGCCTGTGGCCGTCACACATTATGCTTTTCAATTAATGGTGGGCCTTGGTATGCTGATGATGGCCTTGGGGGTGCTGTACCTGGTAGCCCTGTTAAAAAAACGCTCCTGGTTCGACAAACGCTGGTTCCTGAAACTATTTATAGCGGCTACCCCTATTGGTTTTATTGCCGTTGAGGCCGGATGGACGGTTACCGAGGTTGGCCGCCAGCCCTGGATAATACAGGGAGTTATGCGTACTGCCGACGCTGTTACCCCTATGCCGGGGGTGGCTTACTCTTTTTACCTGTTTACGGCAGTCTACTTTACTTTAAGTATAGTAGTCATATTTTTGCTGTACAGGCAAATAAAAATGGTACCGGTAATTTACGACAAGGATACACCTAAACCTGTAAGCGCATGA
- a CDS encoding YhcG family protein produces MEQLTNDKLFRSVRELIEKSRSEIVRNVNTVMVYTYYHIGELIVNEEQAGNKRAAYAETIVKDLSEALSREYGKGYSHRNLDYFKQFYLLYRERIAKSVIAQSDTVKNISQSLIAFSGLFKISWTHYIQLMKISDPGEREFYERESIANNWSVRELQRQYHSSLFERLALSQNKRGVLNDANTAQISEAPVHALKSPFVLEFLGLKEDSGYSENDLETAIINKLEHFMLELGKGFLFEGRQRRITLESDHFWIDLVFYNRLLNCFVLIDLKIGKLTHQDIGQMQMYVNYYDRKIRQAHEKRTIGIILCKEDNQAVVEFTLPLNNEQIFSREYKLYLPSKEELKKQLL; encoded by the coding sequence ATGGAACAATTAACCAACGACAAACTTTTCAGGTCAGTCAGGGAACTGATCGAAAAGTCCCGGAGCGAGATCGTCCGAAATGTGAATACGGTAATGGTTTACACCTATTATCATATAGGTGAACTGATCGTCAACGAAGAACAAGCCGGTAACAAGCGGGCAGCTTACGCCGAAACGATCGTTAAGGATCTCAGTGAAGCGCTGAGCCGTGAATATGGCAAAGGCTATTCTCATCGTAACCTGGACTATTTCAAGCAATTTTATTTATTGTATCGGGAACGAATTGCGAAATCAGTGATTGCGCAATCTGATACCGTTAAAAACATTTCGCAATCACTGATTGCGTTTTCTGGACTGTTCAAAATAAGCTGGACACATTACATCCAGCTAATGAAAATTTCCGACCCCGGTGAACGGGAGTTTTATGAAAGGGAATCCATCGCCAATAACTGGTCCGTCCGGGAATTGCAACGTCAGTATCATTCATCGCTCTTTGAACGATTGGCACTAAGTCAAAATAAAAGAGGGGTTTTGAATGATGCGAATACAGCGCAGATCAGTGAAGCACCGGTACATGCTTTAAAAAGTCCCTTTGTATTGGAGTTCCTGGGCTTAAAGGAGGACAGTGGCTATTCAGAGAATGATCTTGAAACCGCGATTATCAATAAGCTCGAACACTTTATGCTCGAATTGGGCAAAGGCTTTTTGTTCGAGGGGCGGCAACGCCGAATCACGCTTGAAAGCGACCATTTTTGGATAGACCTCGTCTTTTATAACCGGCTGCTGAACTGTTTCGTCCTGATCGACCTGAAGATCGGAAAACTGACTCACCAGGACATCGGGCAAATGCAAATGTACGTCAACTATTATGACCGGAAGATCAGGCAGGCCCACGAGAAACGCACGATCGGCATCATCCTGTGTAAGGAAGACAACCAGGCGGTCGTAGAGTTTACGCTGCCGCTGAATAACGAGCAAATTTTCAGCAGAGAGTACAAACTTTATTTACCCAGCAAGGAGGAACTTAAAAAGCAACTATTATGA
- a CDS encoding cytochrome d ubiquinol oxidase subunit II, giving the protein MIYVVIVFLWVALLLYLVMGGADFGAGIIEMFTSNKNKSRTRKIMYNAIGPIWEANHMWLIIAIVILFVGFPVIYATMSTYLHIPLVIMLMGIIARGTALTFRNYDAVHDNMQKVYNKIFVYSSFITPLFLGIIAGSTVSGRVDPLATNFMDAYIYSWLNWFSVAIGFFTVALCGFLAAIYLIGETEDERKRFIRKAKLMNIAAVVAGSVVFVASVKEGIPLVQWVFGSIIGVVAVSAATISLIALWYLIANGKRFIIRVLAGFQVTMILITTTYKHYPNIIILKNGGHLSLIQHQGAEKAIQMLGAALLIGSVFILPALFYLVWSFQYKPEKTEHEGGDEQ; this is encoded by the coding sequence ATGATATACGTGGTCATTGTTTTTTTGTGGGTAGCCCTGCTGTTGTACCTGGTTATGGGCGGCGCCGATTTTGGGGCGGGTATTATTGAAATGTTTACATCAAACAAAAACAAATCGCGCACGCGCAAAATCATGTATAACGCCATTGGCCCTATCTGGGAGGCCAATCATATGTGGCTTATTATTGCCATTGTAATACTGTTTGTGGGTTTCCCGGTGATATATGCAACCATGTCTACCTACCTGCATATCCCATTAGTAATCATGCTTATGGGCATCATCGCGCGCGGCACGGCCCTCACCTTCCGCAATTATGATGCAGTGCACGATAATATGCAGAAGGTGTACAATAAGATATTTGTGTATTCCAGTTTTATCACACCGTTGTTCCTCGGCATTATAGCCGGCAGCACCGTATCAGGCCGGGTTGATCCGCTGGCAACCAATTTTATGGACGCCTATATTTATAGCTGGCTAAACTGGTTCTCGGTGGCTATTGGTTTCTTTACGGTGGCGCTGTGCGGTTTTCTGGCAGCCATTTACCTTATTGGCGAAACCGAAGACGAACGAAAGCGATTCATCCGCAAAGCAAAATTGATGAATATTGCAGCGGTAGTTGCCGGCTCGGTTGTTTTTGTCGCTTCGGTTAAAGAGGGCATTCCGTTAGTGCAATGGGTTTTTGGCAGCATCATCGGCGTAGTTGCGGTAAGCGCGGCTACCATATCGCTGATAGCGCTTTGGTATTTGATAGCGAATGGTAAGCGCTTTATTATCCGTGTGCTGGCGGGTTTTCAGGTTACCATGATACTGATAACCACTACCTATAAGCATTACCCGAACATCATTATTCTAAAAAACGGCGGGCATTTATCGCTCATCCAGCATCAGGGCGCCGAAAAAGCCATCCAAATGTTGGGGGCGGCATTACTTATAGGCAGTGTTTTTATATTGCCTGCCTTGTTTTACCTGGTGTGGAGCTTTCAATACAAACCCGAAAAAACGGAGCATGAGGGCGGTGACGAGCAATAG
- a CDS encoding glycosyltransferase family 1 protein translates to MPYPNVSRCLPATGKKDMKKIKVAFFADILTVDFDGAVRTMYQLIHRIDAARFDYLFIYGEGPESILNFGSFQIPALSLPVNSNYSIAIPLLAKGRLIKKLQAFNPDVVHIATPSFLGSFGLDYACRAGLPVISIYHTHFISYVDYYFKRAPLLIRHVKHHLTKAHKSFYNRCDKVYVPSDSIRNELTEMGIYPDSMKIWKRGIDTALFSPYKKDKRRIQKVVGNKNPTVIFASRLVWEKNLETLFNIYDKLQALKTPVNLLIVGNGTARQACEVKMPNAVFTNDIDHEYLSVLYASADVFLFPSVSETYGNVVIEAMASGLPCVIADGGGSKDFIDQGVNGFKCSPYNADEYVEKIELLLHNRQLSASFAANGLQYSKHLSWDELAGVYFNDISNLVLACRMQLVSA, encoded by the coding sequence ATGCCATATCCTAATGTATCGCGCTGCCTGCCGGCGACGGGCAAGAAGGATATGAAAAAGATCAAGGTGGCGTTTTTCGCTGATATACTCACCGTGGATTTTGATGGTGCAGTGCGCACTATGTATCAGCTTATACACCGTATTGATGCCGCCCGGTTCGATTACCTGTTTATTTATGGCGAGGGGCCCGAAAGCATATTAAATTTCGGGAGCTTTCAGATACCCGCGCTATCTTTACCTGTAAACTCAAATTATTCAATCGCCATACCCTTATTGGCAAAAGGCAGGTTAATAAAAAAGTTACAGGCATTTAATCCTGATGTGGTTCACATTGCCACCCCTTCTTTTTTGGGGTCATTCGGGTTAGATTATGCTTGTCGCGCCGGTTTACCTGTTATCAGCATATATCACACTCACTTTATATCGTATGTAGATTATTATTTTAAGCGGGCTCCGTTGCTTATCAGGCATGTTAAGCACCATCTAACTAAAGCTCATAAAAGTTTTTATAACCGTTGCGATAAAGTTTACGTACCATCTGACAGCATCAGGAATGAACTGACGGAAATGGGTATTTATCCCGATAGCATGAAAATATGGAAGCGGGGCATAGACACCGCTTTATTCTCGCCATATAAAAAAGATAAGAGGCGGATACAAAAAGTGGTGGGTAACAAAAATCCAACCGTAATATTTGCCAGCCGCCTGGTCTGGGAAAAGAACCTGGAAACCCTTTTTAATATATACGATAAGTTGCAAGCTCTTAAAACGCCTGTAAATCTTTTGATAGTTGGTAATGGCACGGCCCGACAGGCATGTGAAGTTAAAATGCCCAATGCTGTCTTTACCAACGATATCGATCATGAATACTTATCGGTACTCTACGCTTCAGCGGATGTTTTCCTGTTCCCGTCGGTTTCCGAAACGTATGGCAATGTGGTAATAGAGGCCATGGCGTCTGGTTTGCCATGTGTGATTGCCGATGGGGGCGGCTCAAAAGATTTTATTGACCAGGGTGTTAACGGCTTTAAATGCAGCCCATACAATGCTGATGAATACGTAGAAAAGATAGAATTATTATTGCACAACCGGCAGCTTAGCGCCAGCTTTGCGGCCAACGGGTTACAATACAGTAAGCACTTGAGTTGGGATGAACTGGCGGGTGTATACTTTAACGATATCAGTAACCTTGTACTTGCATGCCGGATGCAGTTAGTATCGGCTTAG
- a CDS encoding helix-turn-helix domain-containing protein, protein MEKASEQRLRTTMGVVPTRNQLLTLGDLDDFKNDVLQEVKRIIKECVSGAPGKKWLKSAEVKKLLGISHGFLQSLRDSGVLPFTKIGGSIYYDYEDITFMMASHKSA, encoded by the coding sequence ATGGAAAAGGCAAGTGAACAAAGATTAAGAACAACCATGGGTGTGGTTCCGACACGTAACCAGCTATTGACCCTAGGTGACCTGGACGATTTCAAAAACGATGTCCTCCAGGAGGTAAAACGCATTATTAAAGAATGCGTTAGTGGTGCTCCCGGTAAGAAATGGCTCAAGTCAGCAGAAGTTAAAAAACTGCTCGGTATTTCGCACGGTTTCCTCCAATCCCTGCGCGACAGCGGCGTATTACCCTTTACCAAAATAGGCGGCTCGATCTATTATGATTACGAAGACATCACTTTCATGATGGCCAGCCACAAGAGCGCCTGA
- a CDS encoding relaxase/mobilization nuclease domain-containing protein, with amino-acid sequence MVAKIKSGKSLIGALNYNENKVKQGKASLIAAVKYPKEKEQLSFNDKLFRLTDLAGMNQRAKTNTVHISLNFPNGEHLADQKLTEIAKEYLAGIGFATQPHLVYRHEDAGHPHIHIVTTNIKRDGERISLHYLGQNESEKTRKAIEVKYSLVKAEEQPKQKPSLKAEITAAEYGKAETKRTITNILGFTLRAYKFTSVPELNAILQQYHIQADRGSKDSSMYAREGLVYWILDKKGNKIGVPIKASTIYGNPTLKTLEEKFRLNQQLRKPFKAELIKLIDLALTKPQTKSSFQKGLQAKGIQVILRHNEEGRIYGVTFIDQPNKAVFNGSDLGKAYSANLLSAKFLPEFQTKVVTAQQTENEAVHPSAAGNDELLDILFTAEREDLAALSKFKKKKRKGLNL; translated from the coding sequence ATGGTCGCAAAAATTAAGAGCGGCAAAAGCCTGATCGGCGCGCTCAACTATAACGAAAACAAAGTAAAACAGGGAAAAGCTAGCTTGATAGCAGCCGTAAAATACCCCAAGGAAAAGGAACAGCTTTCATTTAACGACAAGCTGTTCCGGCTGACCGATTTGGCTGGGATGAACCAACGGGCCAAAACCAATACCGTTCATATTTCCCTGAACTTTCCAAACGGTGAGCACCTGGCAGACCAAAAGTTAACCGAGATCGCAAAGGAATACTTAGCAGGCATCGGCTTTGCAACCCAACCCCATTTGGTCTACCGCCACGAGGATGCCGGGCATCCGCATATCCACATCGTCACCACGAACATCAAACGGGATGGAGAACGGATCAGCTTGCATTACCTGGGACAAAACGAATCGGAAAAAACGCGTAAGGCCATTGAGGTCAAATATAGTCTGGTTAAAGCCGAAGAGCAACCCAAGCAAAAGCCTTCGTTAAAAGCGGAGATAACCGCAGCGGAATACGGTAAAGCGGAAACCAAGCGAACGATCACGAACATCCTTGGCTTTACCCTAAGGGCCTACAAATTCACCAGCGTTCCCGAGCTCAATGCCATCTTGCAGCAGTATCATATCCAGGCCGACCGGGGTTCTAAAGATTCCAGTATGTATGCCCGCGAGGGTTTGGTTTATTGGATACTGGATAAAAAAGGGAACAAAATTGGTGTGCCGATCAAAGCCAGTACGATCTACGGCAACCCTACGCTGAAAACGCTGGAAGAAAAATTCCGGCTCAACCAACAATTGCGGAAACCATTTAAAGCGGAACTCATCAAGCTCATCGACCTGGCACTAACCAAACCGCAAACCAAAAGCAGTTTCCAAAAGGGACTCCAGGCAAAGGGTATCCAGGTGATCCTGCGCCACAATGAGGAAGGCCGCATTTACGGTGTGACTTTCATTGACCAGCCAAATAAGGCGGTATTCAATGGCAGCGACCTCGGCAAAGCTTACAGCGCGAACTTACTATCCGCCAAATTTCTGCCGGAGTTCCAAACTAAGGTGGTCACGGCTCAACAAACCGAAAACGAAGCGGTCCATCCAAGCGCCGCCGGTAATGATGAATTGTTAGACATATTATTCACGGCGGAGCGGGAGGACCTGGCTGCGCTCAGCAAATTCAAAAAGAAGAAACGTAAAGGATTAAATCTATAA
- a CDS encoding Crp/Fnr family transcriptional regulator — MKESKDVCNLNNCFLCTNSVKDWLPAIGAHKTNFIIKKGESIFKEGDPVKGVYFVFTGKVKVHKRWNNDKELIIRFAKPGDILGHMGLGNNPVYPVATTALEQTTLCYIDLSFFESTLNVNHKFTYALMKFFADELQKSEKRMRNLVHMPVKERIALAMLNLKNLFGTDAAGAINIELTRQDLSSYAAVSYETWFKVTQDFIQDGLIAVNGKSIVLLNEPALQKLVDNANEGFE, encoded by the coding sequence ATGAAAGAAAGTAAAGATGTATGCAATTTAAATAATTGCTTTTTATGTACTAACAGTGTTAAAGATTGGTTACCCGCTATCGGCGCCCATAAAACAAACTTCATAATAAAAAAGGGCGAGAGTATTTTTAAGGAAGGCGACCCCGTTAAGGGTGTTTACTTTGTTTTTACAGGCAAAGTAAAAGTACACAAACGCTGGAACAACGATAAGGAGCTTATTATTCGTTTTGCTAAACCGGGCGATATACTGGGGCATATGGGCCTGGGTAATAACCCTGTTTATCCGGTAGCCACAACAGCTTTAGAACAAACCACACTGTGCTATATCGACCTCTCCTTTTTTGAATCAACACTTAATGTAAATCATAAGTTCACTTACGCCTTAATGAAGTTTTTTGCGGATGAGCTGCAAAAATCAGAAAAACGCATGCGTAACCTGGTACACATGCCTGTTAAAGAACGCATTGCGCTTGCTATGCTCAACCTCAAAAATTTGTTCGGCACCGATGCAGCCGGCGCGATAAACATCGAGCTGACCCGGCAGGATCTGTCCAGCTACGCGGCGGTATCCTACGAAACCTGGTTTAAGGTAACGCAGGATTTCATTCAGGACGGGCTGATAGCGGTAAACGGCAAAAGCATCGTACTTTTAAATGAACCGGCGCTTCAAAAGCTGGTGGACAACGCCAACGAAGGATTTGAATAG